A single Deinococcus planocerae DNA region contains:
- a CDS encoding DUF1517 domain-containing protein, whose translation MPSLSPRTLRGALTLLAALALCLALLTLLSHAGAQSGGGFGGSAGGGGGSVGGGGYGGGGGGYSGGFPGGGYGGGYGGGPVIIGGGGPVIVGGGGYGYGGGGFGLIGLLLFGLVVFSVVGFMRRSLGGGGGAQTLGGGGLGSLSGTAQAVCVQILMAEGDEVKRSLQRVAQSGDPDTNEGLSRMLQEAALVALRHPERWVYGNVERAQGSASAAEAQVGAWATEARAAFTEQTTSNYQNRDVNTGFEQRGDYTFQGDTGDLYLAVTIAVAAHALASLPPAGVTTAGEARAALSAISSVSPGDLIRAEVVWSPDAPGEFLSEDEAILKYPKLTKL comes from the coding sequence ATGCCGAGCCTCTCCCCAAGGACCCTGCGGGGCGCCCTGACCCTCCTCGCCGCCCTCGCCCTGTGCCTCGCCCTGCTGACCCTGCTGAGCCACGCGGGCGCGCAGTCGGGCGGGGGCTTCGGGGGGAGCGCGGGCGGCGGGGGCGGCTCGGTGGGGGGCGGCGGGTACGGCGGCGGGGGTGGAGGGTACTCCGGCGGCTTCCCGGGCGGCGGGTACGGCGGGGGCTACGGGGGCGGGCCCGTGATCATCGGGGGAGGCGGCCCGGTCATCGTCGGCGGGGGCGGGTACGGCTACGGGGGCGGGGGCTTCGGGCTGATCGGCCTGCTCCTGTTCGGGCTGGTGGTCTTCTCCGTGGTGGGCTTCATGCGCCGCAGCCTGGGCGGGGGGGGCGGGGCGCAGACCCTCGGCGGCGGCGGCCTGGGGAGCCTGAGCGGCACCGCGCAGGCCGTGTGCGTGCAAATCCTGATGGCCGAGGGCGACGAGGTGAAGCGCTCGCTCCAGCGCGTGGCCCAGAGCGGAGACCCCGACACCAACGAGGGGTTGAGTCGGATGCTTCAGGAAGCCGCCCTCGTCGCCCTGCGCCACCCCGAGCGTTGGGTGTACGGCAACGTCGAGCGTGCCCAGGGATCGGCGAGCGCCGCCGAGGCCCAGGTGGGCGCCTGGGCGACCGAGGCCCGCGCCGCTTTCACCGAGCAGACCACGAGCAACTACCAGAACCGTGACGTGAACACCGGCTTCGAGCAGCGGGGCGACTACACCTTCCAGGGAGACACGGGCGACCTCTACCTCGCCGTGACCATCGCCGTCGCCGCGCACGCCCTCGCCTCGCTGCCGCCCGCGGGCGTGACCACCGCCGGGGAGGCCCGCGCCGCCCTGAGTGCGATCAGTTCGGTCAGCCCCGGCGACCTGATCCGCGCCGAGGTCGTCTGGAGCCCCGACGCGCCCGGCGAGTTCCTGAGCGAGGACGAGGCGATCTTGAAGTACCCCAAGCTCACGAAGCTGTAG
- the clpS gene encoding ATP-dependent Clp protease adapter ClpS: protein MTRRDNETGGRTGTLERTGTQNQTQRPRLYRVLLLNDDYTPMDFVVRVLTRYFRKSGSEAELIMLAVHHKGQGVAGVYTRDVAETKVAQVTAHARREGHPLMVVAEPEPGE, encoded by the coding sequence ATGACGCGCCGGGACAACGAGACGGGCGGGCGCACCGGGACGCTGGAACGCACGGGGACCCAGAACCAGACGCAGCGGCCCCGGCTCTACCGCGTGCTGCTGCTCAACGACGACTACACGCCGATGGACTTCGTGGTGCGGGTCCTGACGCGCTACTTCCGCAAGTCGGGGTCCGAGGCCGAACTCATCATGCTCGCCGTCCACCACAAGGGGCAGGGGGTGGCGGGCGTCTACACCCGCGACGTGGCCGAGACGAAGGTCGCCCAGGTGACCGCCCACGCGCGGCGCGAGGGTCACCCCCTGATGGTCGTCGCCGAGCCGGAGCCGGGCGAGTGA
- a CDS encoding AAA family ATPase, translating into MIGDHLQVTIGRAADYAREAGHEYVTLEHLLLALTHDPEAREALLAVGTDVERLRGDLEDVLAEYESVPGAEPDFTLGVHRVVQGAVLQLHASGKGKEQADGARVLVELLEEEDSPARAALEAQGVTRLDVLGYVSHGAAKVAGRERERRTGGVDPEPDTEGAETAQNPLEAYATDLTAGARAGEFDPVIGREVELTRVVHILARRVKNNPVLVGEPGVGKTALAEGLAQRVADGRAPGFLKGASVYALDLGALLAGTRYRGDFEQRLKAVLAALDGQNAVLFIDELHTLVGAGATEGGSVDAANLLKPALARGRLRVLGATTPGEVRYLEKDRALWRRFQTVDVPEPSEEDALAILRGLAPGYAAHHGVTYTEGALDAAVRLSARHLRDRFLPDKAIDVLDEAGAARSSTGQGGEITEEDIEATVARMARVPVGAVKAEDALSLATLEADLKGRVFGQDAAVNAVASAVKLARAGLRDPQKPQGAFLFAGPTGVGKTELARALADRLGIHLARFDMSEYQEAHTVARLIGAPPGYVGFDQGGLLTDAVAKNPHAVVLLDEIEKAHPDVYNLFLQLMDHGTLTDHTGKKVDGRGLILIFTTNAGAADASRPALGFSREGRAGEEAEAVKRTFTPEFRNRLDAVIHFRPLAPEVMESVVDKFLRQLEAQLGERGVSLTVTPAARALLAKLGYDPQMGARPLARVIEERVKRPLADELLFGRLKDGGAVTVDSEGEGFNFGTA; encoded by the coding sequence ATGATCGGAGACCACCTGCAAGTCACCATCGGGCGAGCCGCCGACTACGCCCGCGAGGCTGGGCACGAGTACGTCACCCTCGAACACCTCCTGCTGGCGCTGACCCACGACCCCGAGGCGCGCGAGGCCCTGCTCGCCGTCGGCACCGATGTGGAGCGGCTGCGGGGCGACCTGGAGGACGTGCTCGCCGAGTACGAGTCCGTGCCGGGGGCCGAGCCCGACTTCACCCTGGGCGTGCACCGGGTCGTGCAGGGCGCCGTGCTGCAACTCCACGCCAGCGGCAAGGGAAAGGAGCAGGCGGACGGGGCGCGGGTCCTCGTCGAACTGCTCGAAGAGGAGGACTCCCCCGCCCGCGCGGCCCTGGAGGCGCAGGGCGTGACCCGCCTCGACGTGCTGGGGTACGTCTCCCACGGCGCGGCCAAGGTGGCGGGCCGCGAGCGCGAGCGCCGCACCGGGGGCGTGGATCCCGAGCCGGACACGGAGGGAGCAGAGACCGCCCAGAACCCCCTCGAAGCCTACGCAACCGACCTCACCGCCGGGGCGCGGGCCGGAGAGTTCGACCCGGTGATCGGGCGCGAGGTGGAGCTGACGCGTGTCGTCCACATCCTCGCCCGCCGCGTCAAGAACAACCCCGTCCTGGTGGGCGAGCCGGGCGTGGGCAAGACCGCCCTCGCCGAGGGGCTGGCGCAGCGGGTGGCGGACGGGCGGGCGCCGGGGTTCCTGAAAGGGGCCTCCGTCTACGCCCTCGACCTCGGGGCCCTCCTCGCCGGGACCCGCTACCGGGGCGACTTCGAGCAGCGGCTGAAAGCCGTCCTCGCGGCGCTCGACGGGCAGAACGCGGTCCTCTTCATCGACGAGCTGCACACGCTGGTGGGCGCCGGGGCGACCGAGGGGGGCAGCGTGGACGCGGCGAACCTGCTCAAGCCTGCGCTGGCCCGGGGACGGCTGCGGGTGCTGGGGGCGACGACGCCGGGTGAGGTGCGTTACCTGGAAAAAGACCGCGCCCTGTGGCGCCGCTTCCAGACCGTGGATGTGCCCGAGCCGTCCGAGGAGGACGCCCTCGCCATCCTGCGGGGCCTCGCGCCGGGGTACGCCGCTCACCACGGCGTGACGTACACCGAGGGGGCTTTGGACGCCGCCGTGCGCCTCTCTGCCCGGCACCTGCGCGACCGCTTCCTGCCCGACAAGGCCATCGACGTCCTGGACGAGGCGGGGGCGGCGCGCTCCTCCACCGGCCAGGGCGGCGAGATCACCGAAGAAGACATCGAGGCGACGGTCGCCCGCATGGCCCGCGTGCCCGTCGGCGCCGTAAAGGCCGAGGACGCCCTCTCGCTCGCCACGCTGGAGGCGGACCTGAAGGGGCGGGTCTTCGGGCAGGACGCCGCCGTGAACGCGGTCGCCAGCGCGGTCAAGCTCGCGCGGGCGGGGCTGCGCGACCCCCAGAAGCCGCAGGGGGCCTTCCTCTTCGCCGGGCCGACCGGGGTGGGCAAGACCGAACTCGCCCGCGCGCTCGCCGACCGGCTCGGCATCCACCTCGCGCGCTTCGACATGAGCGAGTACCAGGAGGCGCACACGGTCGCGCGGCTGATTGGCGCCCCTCCCGGCTACGTGGGCTTCGACCAGGGCGGGCTCCTCACCGACGCGGTGGCGAAGAACCCGCACGCGGTCGTCCTCCTCGACGAGATCGAGAAGGCGCACCCGGACGTGTACAACCTCTTCCTGCAACTGATGGACCACGGCACCCTGACCGACCACACCGGCAAGAAGGTGGACGGTCGCGGCCTGATCCTGATCTTCACGACGAACGCCGGGGCCGCCGACGCCTCGCGTCCCGCCCTGGGCTTCTCTCGGGAGGGCCGCGCGGGCGAGGAGGCCGAGGCGGTCAAGCGCACCTTCACCCCCGAGTTCCGCAACCGCCTCGACGCGGTGATCCACTTCCGCCCCCTCGCACCCGAGGTCATGGAGAGCGTGGTGGACAAGTTCTTGCGGCAACTGGAGGCGCAACTGGGCGAGCGGGGCGTCTCACTGACCGTCACGCCCGCCGCCCGCGCCCTGCTCGCCAAGCTCGGCTACGACCCGCAGATGGGCGCGCGGCCCCTCGCCCGCGTGATCGAGGAGCGGGTGAAGCGTCCACTGGCCGACGAGCTGCTGTTCGGGCGGTTGAAGGATGGCGGCGCGGTGACGGTGGACTCGGAGGGGGAGGGGTTCAACTTCGGGACGGCGTGA
- a CDS encoding FAD-dependent oxidoreductase, with translation MLFGGGDVCIVGGGPAGMILALLLARQGIPVTVLEAARDFERSFRGDTLHPAIMELLAQLGLAAPLLRLAHTRAHRARFITPARTQVIADFSCLRTPYPYLTVMAQARFLTFLAGELGRYPHARVVMGARVEGLLEEGERVTGVRYRQNGTLHDLPARLTVGADGRFSKVRALSGLTLRRLSPGQDVLWFALPRRENDPGGSIDLHLGGPHCIVTTDHGERWQVGYSIRKDSYAQARERGVAPIRQAVAETIPWLSDRVGLLTEWAQLHLLAVEVARVRRWWRPGLLVIGDAAHPISPIGGLGINMAVQDAVAAANVLSGPLRSGRVRPRHLARVQRGRAWQIAVLQAQQVIQEREVVGIHAGAQLHVPTTLIRVLHGLPGLRHLPGYVTAYGLKPVRLHPRWAVERV, from the coding sequence ATGCTGTTCGGTGGGGGAGACGTGTGCATCGTGGGGGGCGGCCCGGCGGGGATGATCCTGGCCCTGCTCCTCGCGCGCCAGGGCATCCCCGTGACGGTGCTGGAGGCGGCCCGCGATTTCGAGCGCTCCTTCCGGGGCGATACTCTTCACCCCGCGATCATGGAACTCCTCGCGCAGCTCGGCCTCGCCGCGCCCCTGCTGCGCCTCGCGCACACCCGCGCCCACCGCGCCCGCTTCATCACGCCCGCGCGCACCCAGGTCATCGCCGACTTCTCATGCCTGCGGACCCCCTATCCCTACCTCACCGTGATGGCGCAGGCCCGTTTCCTGACCTTCCTCGCCGGGGAGCTGGGGCGGTACCCCCACGCCCGCGTCGTCATGGGCGCGCGGGTCGAGGGCCTGCTGGAGGAAGGCGAACGGGTGACGGGGGTGCGCTACCGGCAGAACGGGACGCTCCACGACCTCCCCGCGCGGCTCACGGTGGGGGCGGACGGGCGGTTTTCCAAGGTGCGCGCCCTCTCGGGCCTGACCCTGCGGCGCCTCTCGCCGGGGCAGGACGTGCTGTGGTTCGCCCTGCCCCGGCGGGAGAACGACCCCGGCGGCAGCATCGACCTGCACCTCGGCGGTCCCCACTGCATCGTCACCACCGACCACGGCGAACGCTGGCAGGTGGGCTACTCCATCCGCAAAGACAGCTACGCGCAGGCCCGGGAGCGCGGTGTCGCCCCCATCCGGCAGGCGGTGGCCGAGACGATCCCCTGGCTTTCCGACCGGGTGGGGCTGCTGACCGAGTGGGCCCAGTTGCACCTCCTCGCGGTGGAGGTGGCGCGGGTGCGGCGCTGGTGGCGTCCCGGGCTGCTCGTGATCGGGGACGCGGCGCACCCCATCTCCCCGATAGGAGGCCTGGGCATCAACATGGCCGTGCAGGACGCCGTGGCGGCGGCGAACGTGCTCTCGGGTCCCCTGCGCTCGGGGCGGGTGCGGCCCCGGCATCTCGCGCGGGTGCAGCGGGGCCGCGCGTGGCAGATCGCCGTGCTTCAGGCCCAGCAGGTCATCCAGGAGCGCGAGGTGGTGGGCATCCACGCCGGGGCCCAGCTCCATGTGCCGACCACCCTGATTCGGGTGCTGCACGGCCTGCCCGGGCTGCGCCACCTGCCCGGCTACGTCACGGCGTACGGCTTGAAGCCGGTGCGGCTGCACCCGCGGTGGGCGGTGGAGCGGGTGTGA
- a CDS encoding putative glycolipid-binding domain-containing protein, whose amino-acid sequence MLWRGVGPRGESLEHLRLEPSRARGTVIARAGGGVFTLGYVVEISPEGHPRLTTLRVVDGPTLQLRRAWDGGWSDAHGRPLPELTGCTDVDIQATPFTNTLPLRRLNLPVGSGAVVLAAWVGVPELGVRAVRQRYTRLGEHTYRYENLESGYAAELTVDAAGLVTSYPGAFERVQPGPQS is encoded by the coding sequence GTGCTGTGGCGCGGCGTGGGCCCGCGCGGGGAGAGCCTGGAGCACCTGCGGCTCGAGCCGTCGCGGGCGCGCGGCACGGTGATCGCGCGGGCGGGCGGCGGGGTCTTCACCCTGGGCTACGTGGTGGAGATCAGCCCGGAGGGCCACCCCCGCCTGACGACCCTGCGGGTGGTGGACGGCCCCACCCTCCAGTTGCGCCGGGCCTGGGACGGCGGTTGGAGCGATGCCCACGGGCGGCCCCTCCCCGAGCTGACAGGCTGCACGGACGTGGACATCCAGGCCACCCCCTTCACGAACACCCTGCCCCTGCGCCGCCTGAACCTGCCGGTGGGGTCGGGGGCCGTCGTCCTCGCCGCGTGGGTGGGGGTGCCGGAGCTGGGGGTGCGGGCCGTCCGGCAGCGGTACACCCGGTTGGGAGAGCACACCTACCGTTACGAGAACCTGGAGAGCGGGTACGCGGCGGAGCTCACCGTGGACGCGGCGGGCCTCGTCACCTCCTACCCGGGCGCGTTCGAGCGAGTGCAGCCGGGCCCTCAGTCTTAA
- a CDS encoding Gfo/Idh/MocA family protein — protein MPLKPDLPLPESGARRVGFAIVGLGQLSVEELIPAARTSEHATIKALVTDDEEKGRAYARALDLTEDDVYTYERFEDLKEREDVEAVYIVLPNSLHRDFTERAARMGKHVLCEKPLSVNAQEAQAMVDACRAGGVLLMTAYRCQYTPQHWAAREAVQSGRLGKVKLLDSVHGQSEDDPEAWRMRLDLAGGGPLPDVGIYSLNTVRFVLGTEPEWVFSTLHQPEGDERFREVEESVSFMLGFPGGVVANCLTSYGIHKTATLRVLGEEGTVLMDPAFTYQGLSLTISDPQGDFQPKLPDEDQFGLEFDHFAQRVRDGRAPWTPGEEGVQDHRVMDAIYESARTGQVVRLTPVPGRDAFRGEKPEAAGQ, from the coding sequence ATGCCCCTGAAACCGGACCTGCCCCTTCCCGAATCCGGAGCCCGCCGCGTGGGCTTTGCCATCGTCGGCCTCGGGCAGCTCAGCGTGGAAGAACTCATCCCCGCCGCGCGCACGAGCGAGCACGCGACGATCAAGGCCCTCGTCACCGACGACGAGGAGAAGGGCCGCGCCTACGCCCGGGCGCTCGACCTCACCGAAGACGACGTGTACACCTACGAACGCTTCGAGGACCTGAAGGAACGCGAGGACGTGGAGGCCGTCTACATCGTCTTGCCCAACAGCCTGCACCGCGACTTTACCGAGCGCGCGGCGCGGATGGGCAAGCACGTCCTGTGCGAGAAGCCGCTCTCGGTCAACGCACAGGAGGCGCAGGCGATGGTGGACGCCTGCCGGGCGGGGGGTGTGCTGCTGATGACCGCCTACCGTTGCCAGTACACGCCCCAGCACTGGGCCGCCCGCGAGGCCGTGCAGAGCGGGCGGCTCGGCAAGGTCAAGCTCCTCGATAGCGTCCACGGCCAGTCGGAGGACGACCCGGAGGCGTGGCGGATGCGGCTGGACCTCGCGGGTGGCGGTCCCCTTCCCGACGTGGGTATCTACAGCCTGAACACGGTGCGCTTCGTCCTCGGCACCGAGCCCGAGTGGGTCTTTTCCACCCTGCACCAGCCGGAGGGCGACGAGCGCTTCCGCGAGGTCGAGGAGTCGGTGAGCTTCATGCTGGGCTTTCCCGGCGGAGTGGTCGCCAACTGCCTGACGAGCTACGGCATCCACAAGACGGCCACCCTGCGCGTCCTCGGCGAGGAGGGCACGGTGCTGATGGACCCCGCCTTCACCTACCAGGGCCTGAGCCTGACGATCTCCGACCCGCAGGGCGACTTCCAACCCAAGCTCCCCGACGAGGACCAGTTCGGGTTGGAGTTCGACCACTTCGCCCAGCGGGTGCGCGACGGCAGGGCGCCGTGGACCCCCGGCGAGGAGGGCGTGCAGGATCACCGCGTCATGGACGCGATCTACGAGAGCGCCCGCACGGGACAGGTCGTGCGCCTGACCCCCGTGCCGGGCCGAGACGCTTTCCGGGGCGAGAAGCCCGAGGCGGCGGGGCAATAG
- the yidD gene encoding membrane protein insertion efficiency factor YidD, which yields MTPLDRLTLLGIGLYRRRLSPHKGFRCAHAALHGGESCSAAVARIVREDGVIGGRARVAARFGTCRAAHRALHSGSPLALGTDGPRVRGLCCCGPIPIPFRCG from the coding sequence ATGACCCCGCTCGACCGCCTCACCCTCCTCGGTATCGGCCTCTACCGGCGGCGGCTCTCGCCCCACAAGGGCTTTCGCTGCGCGCACGCCGCACTCCACGGCGGCGAGTCGTGCTCGGCGGCGGTGGCCCGCATCGTGCGCGAGGACGGGGTGATTGGGGGCCGCGCCCGCGTCGCCGCCCGTTTCGGGACCTGCCGGGCGGCCCACCGCGCCCTGCATTCGGGCTCGCCCCTCGCCCTCGGGACGGACGGGCCGCGCGTGCGGGGGCTGTGCTGCTGCGGGCCGATTCCCATTCCCTTCCGCTGCGGGTAG
- a CDS encoding GNAT family N-acetyltransferase — MSSDSLHVTLRDRRPGDLPVLTRWLTDPGAEWRCWDAPYFHADTTTETMQAYVAHLAETPPDPDEQVIDVDGECVGMVNRSEEPPEGGGWWDLGILIYDPRHWGGGVGTRALRRWVADTFTWTDAHVVTVTTWSGNERMMGAARRVGFRECLRVREARVVNGERFDSVRLDLLRREWEAGAGR, encoded by the coding sequence ATGTCGTCCGACTCCCTCCACGTCACCCTGCGCGACCGACGACCCGGCGACCTGCCGGTCCTCACCCGCTGGCTCACCGACCCGGGGGCCGAGTGGCGCTGCTGGGACGCGCCGTACTTCCACGCCGACACCACGACGGAAACGATGCAGGCGTACGTCGCCCACCTCGCAGAGACCCCGCCCGACCCCGACGAGCAGGTCATCGACGTGGACGGCGAGTGCGTGGGCATGGTCAACCGCTCGGAGGAACCCCCGGAGGGCGGCGGCTGGTGGGACCTGGGCATCCTGATCTACGACCCCCGGCACTGGGGCGGCGGGGTGGGCACCCGGGCGCTGAGGCGCTGGGTGGCCGACACCTTCACCTGGACGGACGCGCACGTCGTCACCGTCACGACCTGGAGCGGCAACGAGCGGATGATGGGCGCCGCGCGGCGGGTGGGCTTCCGCGAGTGTCTGCGGGTGCGCGAAGCCCGCGTGGTGAACGGCGAGCGCTTCGACAGCGTGCGCCTCGACCTGTTGCGGCGGGAGTGGGAGGCGGGCGCGGGGCGGTAG
- a CDS encoding S41 family peptidase, whose translation MNRKRMTLVAGALAATAAVGYAQLGGYSESELTRSKTGQSLLQVLGSLDRFYLYKVDDEKVLRGAINGALGSLDDEFTYYSEPADNAIDAQNLAGEFYGIGVTLVGANPDGTGGKVDNVFKGGAAANAGVQIGDVFVKIGDTEVLTSKLNEIVRLVRGQRGTNVAVTFARNGKPYTVRMERQPVTVVSVEQTVLPGGIGYIGLNTFYNEKASEQFRAAVADMKRRGVQKLILDLRDNGGGLLNAGVDVADQFLGSGNIVSLRDRSGRTEVYGRATRQAGDYTGKLVVLVNKNSASASEVVAGALQDVKRATVVGEQTFGKGVAQLPFETADGGKVAIVNSEWLTPSGRQIHKKGITPDTVITDTRYTTPLNFSGSGLTANAKLTVTVDGKPVTVTADKDGKFTYTAEVKRPTRSTTQGEAVVDTQGDAILKKAVELLQ comes from the coding sequence GTGAACCGCAAACGCATGACGCTCGTGGCGGGAGCGCTCGCCGCCACCGCCGCCGTGGGGTACGCCCAGCTCGGCGGGTACTCCGAATCGGAACTCACCCGGTCCAAGACGGGCCAGTCGCTGCTTCAGGTTCTGGGCAGCCTCGACCGCTTCTACCTCTACAAGGTGGATGACGAGAAGGTGCTGCGCGGGGCGATCAACGGGGCGCTCGGCAGCCTCGACGACGAGTTCACCTACTACTCGGAGCCCGCCGACAACGCCATCGACGCGCAAAACCTGGCCGGGGAGTTCTACGGCATCGGCGTGACGCTGGTCGGCGCCAACCCCGACGGCACGGGCGGCAAGGTGGACAACGTGTTCAAGGGCGGGGCCGCCGCGAACGCCGGAGTGCAGATCGGCGACGTGTTCGTGAAGATCGGCGACACGGAAGTCCTGACGAGCAAGCTCAACGAGATCGTGCGGCTCGTGCGCGGCCAGCGGGGCACGAATGTGGCGGTGACCTTCGCCCGGAACGGCAAGCCCTACACGGTGAGGATGGAGCGCCAGCCCGTGACCGTCGTCAGCGTGGAGCAGACGGTGCTGCCGGGGGGCATCGGCTACATCGGCCTGAACACCTTCTACAACGAGAAGGCGAGCGAACAGTTCCGCGCGGCAGTCGCCGACATGAAGCGCCGCGGCGTGCAAAAGCTGATCCTCGACCTGCGTGACAACGGCGGCGGGCTGCTCAACGCGGGCGTGGACGTGGCCGACCAGTTCCTGGGAAGCGGCAACATCGTCAGCCTGCGCGACCGCAGCGGGCGCACCGAGGTGTATGGCCGCGCGACCCGTCAGGCGGGCGACTACACGGGCAAGCTCGTCGTGCTCGTGAACAAGAACAGCGCCAGCGCGAGTGAGGTCGTGGCGGGCGCGCTCCAGGACGTGAAGCGCGCGACCGTCGTCGGCGAGCAGACCTTCGGCAAGGGCGTGGCGCAGCTTCCCTTCGAGACGGCGGACGGCGGCAAGGTCGCCATCGTCAACAGCGAGTGGCTGACCCCCTCGGGCCGCCAGATCCACAAGAAGGGCATCACGCCCGACACGGTGATCACCGACACCCGCTACACCACGCCCCTGAACTTCAGCGGCAGCGGCCTCACGGCGAACGCGAAGCTCACGGTCACCGTGGACGGCAAGCCCGTGACCGTCACCGCCGACAAGGACGGCAAGTTCACCTACACCGCCGAGGTCAAGCGCCCCACCCGCTCGACCACCCAGGGCGAGGCCGTGGTGGACACGCAGGGCGACGCGATCCTCAAGAAGGCGGTTGAGCTGCTTCAGTAA
- the ftsE gene encoding cell division ATP-binding protein FtsE, with the protein MIEFRHVTLEYPVTRTLALDDLTMTVGKGEFVYLVGHSGAGKSSFMNLVLKRALPTRGEIRVVGEPLARYRGRRTALLRRRIGTVFQENLLLEHLNTQDNVAFTLRVTGVPQREWAPRVNAALRIVGLEHKKHALPVQLSQGEQQRVAIARAIVSDPPLLLADEPTGNLDPENGREVLKVLQNVNLRGTTVIVATHARELVETFRHRTLTLRKGKLVRDDPYGGYAL; encoded by the coding sequence ATGATCGAGTTCCGCCACGTGACGCTGGAGTACCCCGTGACCCGCACCCTCGCGCTCGACGACCTCACCATGACGGTGGGCAAGGGCGAGTTCGTGTACCTCGTGGGCCACTCGGGGGCAGGCAAGAGCAGCTTCATGAATCTGGTGCTCAAGCGCGCGCTGCCCACCCGTGGAGAAATCCGCGTCGTCGGCGAGCCCCTGGCGCGCTACCGGGGCCGCCGCACCGCCCTGCTGCGCCGCCGCATCGGCACCGTCTTTCAGGAAAACCTCTTGCTGGAGCACCTCAACACCCAGGACAACGTGGCCTTCACCCTGCGCGTGACGGGCGTGCCGCAGCGCGAGTGGGCGCCCCGGGTGAACGCGGCCCTGCGGATCGTGGGCCTGGAGCACAAGAAGCACGCCCTGCCCGTCCAGCTCTCCCAGGGCGAGCAGCAGCGCGTCGCCATCGCCCGCGCCATCGTGAGCGACCCGCCCCTCCTGCTCGCCGACGAGCCCACCGGCAACCTCGACCCCGAGAACGGGCGCGAGGTCCTCAAGGTCCTCCAGAACGTCAATCTGCGGGGGACGACCGTCATCGTCGCCACGCACGCCCGCGAACTCGTGGAGACCTTCCGGCACCGGACGCTGACCCTGCGAAAAGGGAAGCTGGTGCGGGACGATCCGTACGGGGGGTACGCGCTGTGA
- a CDS encoding cell division protein FtsX — MTYHLRQALLAMRGNLTATFATLMTMTLTLLMLGFVLLLTLNVNRTLAQLESQVEVAAFLREGADGPLLLTQVRALPQVREATLVTSEQVLDEMTRDYPYARDAAELAGNPFPDTLRMRVSRVEDSRAVARAVGTLAGVEDVEYGAGYVDQTVRTLTAVRGAGYALVGLLLLGTLFNILNAVRVAMYARRQEISVMRLLGATRGFIRMPHVIEGLILGVTAAALALALLTPMYLELAGRVQVFAPVFPVVRDLPTLLPILAAVGGLGVVIGFFGSLFASRRYLRELE, encoded by the coding sequence ATGACCTACCACCTCCGCCAGGCCCTCCTCGCCATGCGGGGCAACCTCACGGCCACCTTCGCCACGCTGATGACGATGACCCTCACCCTGTTGATGCTGGGCTTCGTCCTCCTGCTCACGCTGAACGTGAACCGGACGCTCGCGCAGCTCGAATCGCAGGTCGAGGTGGCGGCCTTCCTGCGCGAGGGGGCAGACGGGCCGCTGCTGCTGACCCAGGTGCGGGCGCTGCCCCAGGTGCGCGAGGCGACGCTCGTGACGAGCGAACAGGTCCTCGACGAGATGACGCGCGACTACCCCTACGCGCGCGACGCCGCCGAACTCGCCGGGAACCCCTTTCCCGACACGCTGCGGATGCGGGTCTCGCGGGTGGAGGACTCGCGCGCCGTCGCCCGGGCGGTGGGGACCCTCGCCGGGGTGGAGGACGTGGAGTACGGCGCCGGGTACGTGGACCAGACGGTGCGGACCTTGACCGCCGTGCGCGGGGCGGGGTACGCGCTCGTGGGCCTCTTGCTGCTCGGGACCCTGTTCAACATCCTCAACGCCGTGCGGGTCGCCATGTACGCGCGGCGGCAGGAGATCAGCGTGATGCGGCTGCTCGGCGCGACGCGGGGCTTCATCCGGATGCCACACGTCATCGAGGGGCTGATCCTGGGCGTGACGGCGGCGGCGCTCGCCCTGGCGCTGCTGACCCCGATGTACCTCGAACTCGCCGGGCGGGTGCAGGTGTTCGCGCCCGTGTTCCCGGTCGTGCGGGACCTGCCCACCCTGCTCCCTATCCTGGCGGCGGTGGGGGGGCTGGGCGTCGTGATCGGCTTTTTCGGCAGCCTCTTCGCGTCGCGCCGCTACCTGCGGGAACTCGAATGA